A single region of the Oryzias melastigma strain HK-1 linkage group LG23, ASM292280v2, whole genome shotgun sequence genome encodes:
- the dera gene encoding deoxyribose-phosphate aldolase — MSSRNPGAALDLEWISRVRVNTQAVLKRAQNIQGQKLPKKQWQSAWLLKAVTCIDLTTLSGDDTPSNVHRLCMKAIQPVRRDLLRTMDMHDKGITTAAVCVYPSRVADAVRSLKAANSSLPVASVATGFPAGQTPLESRLQEVRSAVSDGATEIDIVINRMLALTGQWEAMFNEIRQFREACGDAHMKTILAVGELETLSNVYKASMVAMMAGSDFIKTSTGKEAVNATYPVAIVMLRAIRDYFLWTGHKVGFKPAGGIRTAQESLVWLTLIKEELGADWLHPHLFRLGASSLLADIERQIYHEATGQYAAHHELPMA, encoded by the exons ATGTCGTCCAGGAATCCCGGGGCAGCCCTCG ACCTGGAGTGGATATCCAGAGTGAGGGTGAACACTCAGGCGGTGCTGAAGAGAGCTCAGAACATTCAAGGACAGAAGCTTCCCAAGAAACAGTGGCAG TCTGCCTGGCTGTTGAAGGCCGTCACCTGCATCGATCTGACCACCTTGTCTGGAGATGACACCCCCTCCAACGTACATCGACTCTGCATGAAAGCCATCCAGCCAGTGAGACGCGACCTGCTCAGGACGATGGACATGCATGACAAAG GAATCACTACAGCTGCAGTGTGTGTGTATCCTTCTCGCGTTGCTGATGCCGTCCGCTCACTGAAAGCAGCAAACTCCAGCCTTCCTGTCGCCTCAG TGGCCACCGGCTTCCCGGCTGGCCAGACGCCGCTGGAGAGTCGGCTGCAGGAAGTCCGCTCTGCGGTGAGCGACGGAGCCACCGAGATCGACATCGTCATCAACCGGATGCTGGCTCTCACGGGGCAGTGGGAAG CCATGTTCAACGAGATCCGGCAGTTCCGAGAGGCCTGTGGCGACGCCCACATGAAGACCATCCTGGCGGTTGGAGAGCTGGAAACCCTCAGCAACGTCTACAAAGCCAGCATGGTGGCCATGATGGCAG GCTCAGACTTCATCAAGACGTCGACGGGAAAGGAGGCGGTCAACGCCACGTACCCCGTCGCCATAGTGATGCTGAGAGCCATCCGAGACTACTTCCTGTGGACCGGACACAAG GTGGGCTTTAAGCCGGCGGGGGGCATCCGCACCGCTCAGGAGTCTCTGGTGTGGCTGACTCTCATCAAAGAGGAGCTGGGCGCCGACTGGCTCCACCCACACTTGTTTCGGCTGGGAGCCAGCAGCTTATTGGCTGACATCGAGAGGCAG ATCTACCACGAGGCGACGGGTCAGTACGCGGCCCATCACGAGCTGCCCATGGCctga